A genomic stretch from Nocardia wallacei includes:
- a CDS encoding NUDIX domain-containing protein has protein sequence MEPATAAIADLVAAITPIDEVEQQHIEQTLAWLAQTNDIFRRVPPATPPQHLVAYVVLVDPTERGIYLGRHRKSGLELPMGGHLAPGEDPCTTARREAREELGFDPRFDVVGDKPLFLTVTPTVGPTAGHVDISLWHVARGDRAQHYDLDPAEFDGGRWWDLDPTACRAPIPTSHASSASSTPSSNPLPLDDYAGRHPR, from the coding sequence ATGGAGCCCGCCACCGCAGCCATCGCTGATCTTGTTGCCGCGATCACGCCTATCGACGAGGTTGAACAGCAACACATCGAGCAGACACTGGCCTGGCTCGCCCAAACCAATGACATCTTCCGCCGAGTTCCACCAGCGACTCCACCGCAGCACTTGGTCGCGTACGTGGTCTTGGTCGACCCCACCGAGCGCGGCATCTACCTCGGTAGACACCGCAAATCCGGTCTCGAACTCCCGATGGGCGGGCACCTGGCTCCCGGCGAAGACCCATGCACTACGGCGCGGCGGGAAGCACGCGAGGAACTCGGGTTCGACCCGAGATTCGATGTCGTTGGGGATAAGCCCCTGTTCCTGACAGTGACTCCCACCGTCGGCCCCACCGCTGGCCATGTTGATATCTCTCTGTGGCATGTCGCTCGGGGTGACCGGGCCCAGCACTACGACCTCGATCCCGCCGAGTTCGACGGGGGCCGCTGGTGGGACCTCGACCCCACGGCCTGCCGAGCACCGATCCCCACCTCCCACGCTTCATCCGCAAGCTCGACACCGTCCTCCAACCCGCTGCCGCTCGATGACTACGCTGGTCGTCATCCGCGGTAA
- a CDS encoding TRM11 family SAM-dependent methyltransferase, with amino-acid sequence MTATHKTENNIAAVSVWPTAQAAPATQRTGRYHPDSVKHPAKMLPAIAAHAIEAYTHPGDLVLDPMCGIGTTLVEALHRGRRAIGVEYETRWADLARTNIDLAYGAGIDLDAAVYQGDARKLPTLLPADLRGQVDLVITSPPYGDSTHGHVRVKPGEGVRKYDHRYGAVLDRGNLANVGIGRLLTGFTRILTGVADYLKPGGHVVITARPWRQHAELIDLPTHITTCGTLAGLTPVERCVALLGRLADDDIIARSSFFQRDFIVKNRRGGLPVHLIAHEDVIVLERRDVPDSLQLKQTHPNRSLVSTAAWVDRKWAA; translated from the coding sequence ATGACCGCAACCCACAAAACGGAGAACAACATCGCCGCGGTATCGGTATGGCCGACCGCGCAGGCCGCGCCCGCTACTCAACGCACCGGCCGCTACCACCCCGACAGCGTCAAACACCCCGCGAAAATGCTGCCCGCCATCGCCGCCCACGCCATCGAGGCATACACCCACCCCGGGGACCTGGTCCTGGACCCGATGTGCGGCATCGGCACCACCCTCGTCGAGGCCCTGCACCGAGGCCGCCGCGCCATCGGCGTCGAATACGAAACCCGATGGGCCGACCTCGCCCGCACCAACATCGACCTCGCCTACGGTGCCGGCATCGACCTCGACGCTGCCGTCTACCAAGGCGACGCCCGAAAACTTCCAACTCTGCTTCCTGCCGACCTGCGCGGCCAGGTCGACCTCGTCATCACCTCACCCCCATACGGCGACTCCACCCACGGTCACGTCCGAGTCAAGCCCGGCGAAGGCGTCCGCAAGTACGACCACCGCTACGGAGCCGTCCTCGACCGCGGCAACCTCGCCAACGTCGGCATCGGCCGGCTCCTGACCGGATTCACCAGAATCCTCACCGGCGTCGCCGACTACCTCAAACCCGGCGGACACGTCGTCATCACCGCTCGCCCCTGGCGACAGCACGCCGAACTCATCGACCTACCCACCCACATCACCACCTGCGGCACCCTTGCCGGACTCACCCCCGTCGAACGCTGCGTCGCACTCCTCGGCCGCCTCGCCGACGACGACATCATCGCCCGAAGCAGCTTCTTCCAGCGCGACTTCATCGTCAAGAACCGCCGCGGAGGGCTTCCCGTTCACCTGATCGCACACGAGGACGTCATTGTGCTCGAGCGCAGGGACGTGCCAGATTCGTTGCAGCTCAAGCAAACTCATCCAAACCGGAGTTTGGTGTCGACGGCTGCCTGGGTCGACCGCAAATGGGCGGCATGA
- a CDS encoding TetR/AcrR family transcriptional regulator: protein MTDPHPADDEQADPRLARSRNRLLDAATHLLSTGGVEAVTVEAVTRVSKVARATLYRHFGSTTHLLAATFERLLPHVDALTGTTPVREQLLTLLTTQADLIEQAPVQMTTLAWLAMGSIDDNHTDPAALTSLRARVIEQYRRPFDQILTSPDARATLGELDTTFAIIELLGPIVFARLTGLRTIDHDDCARLVDNFLTAHSTATASTSPTGTGRP, encoded by the coding sequence ATGACCGACCCGCACCCCGCGGACGACGAGCAGGCCGATCCGCGGCTGGCACGCTCACGCAACCGGTTGCTCGACGCGGCCACCCATCTGCTGTCCACCGGCGGTGTCGAGGCGGTCACCGTCGAAGCGGTCACCCGCGTATCGAAAGTCGCGCGCGCCACCCTCTACCGGCACTTCGGCAGCACCACCCATCTGCTCGCGGCGACCTTCGAACGGCTGCTCCCCCACGTCGACGCCCTCACCGGCACCACCCCGGTACGCGAGCAGCTCCTCACGCTGCTCACCACCCAAGCCGACCTCATCGAACAGGCCCCGGTACAGATGACCACCCTGGCCTGGCTGGCCATGGGATCCATCGACGACAACCACACCGACCCGGCCGCGCTCACCTCACTACGCGCCCGCGTCATCGAGCAATACCGCCGACCGTTCGACCAGATCCTCACCAGCCCCGACGCCCGCGCCACACTCGGCGAACTCGACACCACCTTCGCCATCATCGAACTCCTCGGCCCGATCGTGTTCGCCCGCCTCACCGGACTACGCACCATCGACCACGACGACTGCGCCCGGCTCGTCGACAACTTCCTCACCGCTCACTCAACAGCCACCGCATCAACCAGCCCGACCGGCACCGGCAGGCCGTAA
- a CDS encoding tyrosine-type recombinase/integrase, with product MKSSTTTATAEVGSTSRKQELTREARGVLAETILDQFPARPVLSASRQALTVEKTIERLEGLRLPPVSDDMRFRRRLCVKRLLGRLEIFPGETWQQRWQASGAETAEPHWTAAAAEWHRAHGRVGDKSQLLTALMLLSIARIICPSPTFLLTINRTGTWTTRIAEYRDPSGFGLLKTAMTPEIRSSTCLPVIRWQLCVLLLTKGGGVRDITVGDCVELRKQEIAIGLPGKGRYLFYTLLEAAGFLPQGAPVTLRAIMNYGGRSSIERLVDRYHVADPEVRNLLVSYLAERQVALDYTTLDSLSRVLVMNFWTDLEAHHPGIDSLDLDPKVAHAWKERLRVKIQNKRLPDGTTVEVTVPRVNYLQLLTTVRAFYLDIAQWATEDSARWPRWAVPCPIRASETAHSTRKVNSRRKARMDQRTRERLPLLPVLVRTAERRTEEARLRLDAALNSEPGKPFTVFGETFTRVSARRNENQRLSMVTGVFDSTGRRRHLRAEDHRAFWGWAAVEFLRHTGVRVEEMLETSHHSIIQYRHPQAGQIIPLLHVAPSKTDEERLLVVSPELADVISAIIARVRQKDGAIPLVPFYDLSERCWATPAPLLFQWNNGSHTRAIAASTIRKCIREILESTDIKDAGGQPLYFVPHDLRRIFATDAILNGMPPHIAHAAGSQRHIHHHGLQGRLPTRSNQRPPRVHHAAPRNAAERGIPHPYRCRVGGIPGPFRAPQGCARRMRARIRNYLPA from the coding sequence GTGAAATCATCGACAACCACAGCGACGGCTGAGGTCGGTTCGACCAGCCGAAAGCAGGAACTGACGCGCGAAGCGCGTGGAGTGCTCGCCGAGACCATCCTGGATCAATTTCCCGCTCGACCAGTGCTTTCCGCTTCGCGTCAGGCCCTGACCGTCGAGAAAACCATTGAACGGCTCGAGGGGTTACGGCTTCCTCCGGTGTCGGACGATATGCGCTTTCGTCGCAGACTGTGTGTCAAGAGGCTGCTCGGCAGGCTGGAGATCTTCCCTGGCGAGACCTGGCAGCAGCGATGGCAGGCCAGCGGTGCCGAAACCGCTGAGCCGCACTGGACTGCGGCCGCCGCGGAATGGCACCGGGCACACGGCCGGGTAGGCGACAAGTCCCAGCTGCTGACCGCGCTGATGCTGCTGTCCATTGCAAGGATCATCTGTCCCAGCCCGACATTCCTGCTTACTATCAACCGAACCGGAACCTGGACGACTAGGATCGCCGAGTATCGCGATCCGTCGGGTTTCGGGCTACTCAAGACGGCGATGACGCCCGAAATCCGGTCGAGCACCTGCCTCCCCGTCATCCGATGGCAGCTCTGTGTCCTGCTGCTGACCAAGGGCGGCGGCGTTCGCGACATCACCGTCGGAGACTGTGTCGAGTTACGCAAGCAGGAGATAGCCATCGGTTTGCCCGGAAAGGGGCGCTATCTGTTCTACACCCTGCTCGAGGCTGCGGGATTCCTTCCGCAGGGTGCGCCGGTGACCCTGCGCGCAATCATGAACTATGGCGGACGATCCAGCATCGAGCGACTCGTGGATCGGTATCACGTCGCTGATCCCGAGGTCCGCAACCTGCTGGTCAGCTACCTGGCGGAACGGCAAGTCGCCCTGGACTACACCACACTCGACTCGTTGTCGCGGGTGCTGGTTATGAATTTCTGGACGGATCTGGAAGCACACCATCCAGGCATCGACTCGCTCGACCTCGACCCGAAAGTGGCGCATGCGTGGAAAGAACGCCTCCGCGTCAAGATCCAGAATAAGCGCCTGCCGGACGGGACCACCGTCGAGGTCACCGTCCCACGGGTGAACTACCTCCAACTCCTGACCACAGTCCGGGCGTTCTACCTGGACATCGCGCAATGGGCTACCGAGGATTCTGCGCGATGGCCGCGATGGGCCGTTCCGTGCCCCATCCGCGCGTCGGAAACCGCGCACTCGACCAGGAAGGTCAATTCGCGCCGAAAGGCGCGCATGGACCAGCGGACCCGCGAACGCCTGCCCTTGCTGCCAGTTCTGGTGCGGACCGCCGAACGCCGCACCGAGGAGGCCCGCCTCCGACTGGACGCAGCGTTGAATTCTGAACCCGGCAAGCCGTTCACCGTCTTCGGCGAGACCTTCACCAGAGTCTCCGCACGCAGAAACGAAAATCAGCGGCTCAGTATGGTTACGGGCGTCTTCGACTCGACCGGCCGCCGCCGCCACCTTCGTGCCGAGGACCATCGTGCCTTCTGGGGTTGGGCAGCAGTCGAGTTTCTTCGGCACACCGGCGTCAGGGTCGAGGAGATGCTCGAAACGAGCCATCACAGCATCATCCAGTATCGACACCCCCAAGCAGGGCAGATCATCCCGCTGCTGCACGTCGCGCCGTCCAAGACCGACGAGGAACGCCTCCTCGTCGTCAGTCCGGAGCTGGCCGATGTCATATCCGCGATCATCGCCCGAGTTCGGCAGAAGGACGGAGCCATTCCATTGGTCCCCTTCTATGACCTCTCCGAACGATGCTGGGCCACGCCGGCTCCGCTGCTGTTCCAGTGGAACAACGGCAGCCATACGCGAGCCATAGCGGCGTCGACGATCCGCAAATGCATCAGGGAAATACTCGAGTCGACGGACATAAAAGACGCCGGCGGCCAACCGCTCTACTTCGTGCCCCACGACCTGCGCAGAATATTTGCCACGGACGCAATTCTGAACGGGATGCCCCCGCACATTGCGCATGCTGCTGGGTCACAACGACATATCCACCACCATGGGTTACAAGGCCGTCTACCCACAAGAAGCAATCAACGGCCACCGCGCGTTCATCACGCGGCGCCGAGGAACGCGGCCGAGCGAGGAATACCGCACCCCTACCGATGCCGAGTGGGAGGAATTCCTGGGCCATTTCGAGCGCCGCAAGGTTGCGCTCGGCGAATGCGGGCGCGCATACGGAACTACCTGCCAGCATGA
- a CDS encoding site-specific integrase, producing the protein MWEPYQLLDANGAVIEPAARYFAELQATDKQPSTIRSYGSDLLRWWRFLAAIGMSWDKVTPMEGRDFGRWRLLADKPMRVHWRHRTDGQLPGLPRGRPSQVVNAVTGRPSPGPKYSPASRAHAETVWRAFYDFQLELGKGPLINPFPLDRSRRSRRAHAHHNPMDPHRKERVGRYRPKVPKRIPKKIPDEQFNTVFAALKSNRDRALLALWVSTGARAEELLSACQGDEDPGQQLITVTRKGSRKAQQLPASPDAFVWLRLYQE; encoded by the coding sequence GTGTGGGAGCCATACCAGCTTCTCGACGCGAACGGCGCGGTCATCGAACCCGCGGCGAGGTACTTCGCCGAGCTACAGGCCACCGACAAGCAGCCGTCGACGATCCGGTCATATGGCAGCGATCTGCTTCGCTGGTGGCGGTTCCTCGCCGCGATCGGCATGTCGTGGGACAAAGTAACGCCAATGGAGGGGCGCGACTTCGGACGATGGAGGTTGTTGGCGGACAAGCCGATGAGAGTTCATTGGCGGCACCGGACCGACGGCCAGTTGCCCGGTTTGCCCCGCGGCCGCCCCAGCCAGGTCGTCAATGCCGTCACTGGCAGGCCGAGCCCGGGACCGAAGTACTCGCCAGCGTCGCGGGCGCACGCCGAGACCGTCTGGCGGGCGTTCTACGACTTCCAGCTGGAACTCGGCAAAGGCCCATTGATCAACCCATTCCCGCTGGACCGCTCACGACGCTCAAGGCGGGCTCACGCGCACCACAACCCGATGGATCCGCATCGGAAGGAGCGGGTCGGCCGCTATCGGCCGAAGGTTCCCAAGCGGATCCCGAAGAAGATCCCCGACGAGCAATTCAACACGGTGTTCGCGGCACTGAAGTCGAACCGGGACCGCGCCCTGCTGGCGCTCTGGGTGTCCACCGGCGCCCGCGCCGAAGAACTACTGTCCGCCTGCCAGGGCGATGAGGATCCCGGCCAGCAACTGATCACGGTTACACGAAAGGGTTCTCGCAAAGCTCAGCAGTTGCCGGCTTCGCCTGATGCGTTCGTCTGGCTGCGGCTCTACCAGGAATAA
- a CDS encoding DUF4238 domain-containing protein: MTTVNRWLTDVEIEKSKEETRKNAQTTFRHHYVPRMYLKRWTTDGSGEIQVTNVDTKESNCVPIESTAVEDNFYQISAPDIDADANPDMWFETHMGRIEGRAANWLRALDGQPDGRIKDKNLISNLAVYISLQSQRTQRGRQTDVGIDAAVNRYGASHILNITGLLPILCREYGIEYSEARHQAIVNQILAKRAVSSETKPKAIDAAIGAWKNVLAPLIENDRDYWLASSTGDLLTCDEPVLGIPTKRNTRQFPVSIRNSEIIVFPISPNRLLILSRKNVKIKPPFELSSTEAKFLNREFCYNCNRLVFEKSGTSIASQIQIPNYPEKQDWSSSITSAPEFARAVLLPTRWTDAPHSPQWPLSRWTTD, encoded by the coding sequence GTGACTACCGTCAATCGTTGGCTAACCGACGTCGAGATCGAAAAATCCAAGGAAGAGACTCGTAAAAACGCCCAAACCACATTCCGACACCACTACGTGCCAAGAATGTATCTCAAGCGGTGGACTACCGACGGTAGCGGGGAAATTCAGGTCACAAACGTTGACACCAAAGAATCAAATTGCGTACCCATAGAATCGACAGCCGTCGAGGATAACTTCTATCAAATATCGGCACCCGACATCGATGCCGACGCAAATCCAGACATGTGGTTCGAGACCCACATGGGACGCATAGAGGGCCGGGCCGCGAACTGGCTTCGCGCGCTCGACGGTCAGCCCGATGGGAGGATCAAGGATAAAAACCTAATCTCCAACCTAGCCGTATACATCAGCCTACAAAGCCAGCGCACCCAGCGTGGGCGACAGACCGACGTGGGCATCGACGCAGCAGTGAACCGTTACGGAGCCAGCCATATTCTGAACATTACCGGCCTGCTTCCGATCTTATGTCGCGAGTACGGCATTGAGTACTCAGAAGCGAGACACCAGGCTATCGTGAATCAGATACTCGCCAAGCGGGCCGTCAGCAGCGAAACCAAGCCCAAGGCAATCGATGCAGCCATCGGCGCCTGGAAGAACGTTCTCGCCCCGCTGATTGAAAACGATCGAGACTACTGGCTGGCAAGCTCCACAGGCGATCTATTGACCTGCGATGAACCCGTACTCGGAATTCCAACGAAGCGAAACACTCGCCAGTTTCCGGTCTCGATAAGAAATTCTGAAATAATTGTATTTCCGATCAGTCCTAATCGACTCCTAATTCTGAGCCGGAAGAATGTGAAGATCAAGCCCCCGTTCGAACTATCTTCGACTGAGGCAAAGTTTCTAAATCGCGAATTCTGCTACAACTGCAATCGGCTGGTTTTCGAAAAAAGCGGAACCTCGATCGCATCGCAGATTCAGATCCCCAACTACCCAGAGAAGCAGGACTGGTCAAGTAGCATCACCTCCGCTCCGGAGTTCGCTCGCGCCGTTCTCCTGCCGACCCGATGGACCGACGCGCCCCATTCGCCGCAGTGGCCCTTATCTCGATGGACCACTGACTAG
- a CDS encoding PaaI family thioesterase produces the protein MTENTPSTHTPEPRQVPDWIPAFPVHAPDSADLPPHHDHCLGCGPANPHGHQLRARRDTHGVYAHHRFDSRHVGAPAIAHGGAVATVLDELFGLLLYTVGEPAVTRHLAIDYLAPILLDTPYTLRAHIHSRDGRKLHLKATIENDHAHVVTTATALFLIVDVNHFLTPQQTPTHR, from the coding sequence ATGACCGAGAACACACCCAGCACCCACACACCCGAGCCCCGCCAGGTCCCGGACTGGATCCCCGCCTTCCCCGTACACGCACCCGACTCCGCCGACCTGCCGCCCCACCACGACCACTGCCTCGGCTGCGGACCGGCCAACCCCCACGGCCACCAGCTACGCGCCCGACGCGACACACACGGCGTCTACGCCCACCACCGCTTCGACTCCCGCCACGTCGGCGCCCCAGCGATCGCCCACGGCGGCGCGGTCGCCACCGTCCTCGACGAACTGTTCGGACTCCTGCTCTACACCGTCGGGGAACCCGCCGTCACCCGCCACCTCGCCATCGACTACCTCGCCCCGATCCTGCTCGACACCCCCTACACCCTCCGCGCCCACATCCACTCCCGCGACGGCCGCAAACTCCACCTGAAAGCCACCATCGAAAACGACCACGCCCACGTGGTCACCACCGCCACCGCACTGTTCCTCATCGTCGACGTCAACCACTTCCTCACCCCACAACAAACCCCCACACACCGATAA
- a CDS encoding universal stress protein, which translates to MTAYHTIIVDTDGSDRSYRVVEHAAELAHATHARLLIVCARHRIDEHTPKAHLDRPGPETSPLHGSTPADTVLRIAHQHALAHGATDVDTHILDEPALPALLHLAAATAADLIVTANPHRSPLLAQLLSTPPIELARKTHCDILITA; encoded by the coding sequence ATGACGGCCTACCACACGATCATCGTCGACACCGACGGATCCGACCGCTCCTACCGTGTGGTCGAGCACGCCGCAGAACTCGCCCACGCCACCCACGCCCGGCTACTGATCGTCTGCGCTCGCCACCGCATCGACGAACACACACCCAAGGCCCACCTCGACCGGCCCGGACCCGAGACCTCCCCGCTGCACGGCAGCACCCCCGCCGACACCGTCCTGCGCATCGCCCACCAGCACGCCCTCGCCCACGGCGCCACCGACGTCGACACCCACATCCTGGACGAACCCGCCCTACCCGCGCTGCTGCACCTGGCCGCGGCCACCGCCGCCGACCTCATCGTCACCGCCAACCCCCACCGGTCACCACTGCTGGCCCAGCTGCTGTCCACCCCACCGATCGAGCTCGCCCGCAAAACCCACTGCGACATCCTCATCACCGCCTAA
- a CDS encoding GNAT family N-acetyltransferase: MQETDEKVVRAAHLELAEGDSFPFALGLEPDMSWADYLRAREEQRQGANLPDGIVASTYLLATVDGQVVGRTSIRHTLNEGLRRRGGHIGYAVLPQYRRRGYGGAILRRSIVVARSIGIDRILLTCDDSNLGSRRIFSELSGLH, from the coding sequence TTGCAGGAAACGGACGAAAAAGTTGTCCGCGCCGCGCATCTCGAATTGGCCGAGGGCGATAGCTTTCCGTTTGCATTGGGTCTTGAACCCGATATGAGCTGGGCGGACTATCTCCGCGCCCGGGAGGAACAGCGGCAGGGTGCCAATCTGCCGGATGGCATCGTGGCCTCCACATATCTGCTCGCAACTGTTGACGGCCAAGTAGTCGGTCGAACCTCGATCAGACACACCCTCAACGAGGGCCTACGTCGACGAGGCGGGCACATCGGGTATGCCGTGCTGCCCCAGTACAGGCGGCGTGGGTACGGTGGCGCCATTCTCCGCCGCAGTATCGTCGTTGCCCGGTCGATCGGTATCGACCGGATACTGCTCACCTGCGACGATTCGAATCTCGGATCGCGACGGATCTTCTCTGAACTGTCTGGGCTTCATTGA
- a CDS encoding AAA family ATPase, translating to MTTLVVIRGNSASGKSTVAAGLQRRFEHGHCAVIGQDVVRRQIVRERDEPGGWNIELIEHIATLCLARGMVTIVEGILDADRYGAMLHRLADTAGCALHYGFDLTFDETLARHAGRPQAATIPPDQMAEWYHGWQPLSYVEEVRIDSSWSRDSIIERIHTDILATDRLR from the coding sequence ATGACTACGCTGGTCGTCATCCGCGGTAATTCCGCGTCGGGCAAATCGACCGTCGCCGCCGGCCTCCAACGTCGCTTCGAGCACGGCCACTGCGCGGTCATCGGTCAGGATGTAGTGCGACGGCAGATTGTCCGTGAGCGCGACGAGCCCGGCGGGTGGAATATCGAGCTGATCGAACATATCGCGACACTGTGCCTGGCCCGTGGGATGGTGACGATCGTGGAAGGCATCCTCGACGCCGATCGCTACGGGGCGATGCTGCACCGTCTCGCCGACACCGCCGGCTGTGCACTCCACTACGGCTTCGACCTCACCTTCGACGAAACTCTCGCTCGCCATGCCGGCCGGCCGCAGGCCGCAACGATTCCTCCTGACCAGATGGCCGAGTGGTATCACGGTTGGCAACCCCTGTCCTACGTTGAGGAGGTCCGCATCGACTCCAGCTGGAGCCGCGACTCCATTATCGAGCGGATTCACACCGACATCCTCGCCACCGACCGACTCCGCTGA
- a CDS encoding IS5 family transposase yields MNSVTATCRADLTDAQWAKLEPLLPAGMKPGRPPRWSKRQLIDGIRWRIRTGSPWRDIPSVYGPWQTVYGLFRRWQRDGTWESVLTALQAHADAGGEIEWTVSVDSTIARAHQHAAGARRDFAGQVEAAGGFDDEPADHGLGRSRGGFTTKLHLAADQGQRPLALVVTPGQWADCPQFTTVLGDIRVPRLSVGGTRSRPDRVLADKAYSSAANRAYLRKRGIKATIPIKADQAAHRVAKGNAGGRPPAFDPGLYKLRHAVECTISRLKQHRAVATRYDKLAVRYLATVRVAAINLWLSGQGL; encoded by the coding sequence GTGAACAGCGTAACGGCAACGTGCCGTGCGGATCTGACCGATGCTCAGTGGGCGAAACTGGAACCGCTACTACCTGCTGGTATGAAGCCGGGCCGGCCACCGCGGTGGTCGAAACGACAGTTGATCGACGGGATCCGGTGGCGGATCCGGACCGGCAGTCCGTGGCGTGATATTCCGAGCGTGTATGGGCCGTGGCAGACGGTGTATGGGTTGTTCCGCCGCTGGCAGCGTGACGGCACGTGGGAATCGGTGCTGACCGCACTGCAAGCCCACGCCGATGCGGGCGGTGAGATCGAGTGGACGGTGAGCGTGGACTCCACGATCGCCCGCGCGCACCAGCATGCGGCGGGTGCGCGCCGCGACTTCGCCGGCCAGGTCGAGGCGGCGGGTGGTTTCGACGACGAACCCGCTGACCACGGGCTGGGACGGTCGCGGGGCGGGTTCACCACGAAGCTGCACCTGGCCGCCGACCAGGGGCAGCGGCCGCTGGCGCTGGTGGTCACGCCTGGTCAGTGGGCTGATTGCCCACAGTTCACGACGGTGCTCGGCGATATACGGGTGCCGCGGCTCTCGGTCGGTGGTACCCGGTCGCGGCCGGATCGGGTCCTGGCCGACAAAGCCTATTCTTCGGCGGCCAACCGTGCTTACCTGCGGAAACGCGGGATCAAGGCAACCATCCCGATCAAGGCGGACCAGGCAGCGCATCGTGTGGCCAAGGGCAACGCCGGTGGCCGGCCGCCGGCGTTCGACCCTGGTCTCTACAAACTCCGGCACGCCGTGGAATGCACGATCAGCCGCCTCAAACAGCACCGCGCTGTCGCCACCCGCTACGACAAACTCGCTGTCCGTTACCTGGCCACGGTCCGCGTCGCCGCAATCAACCTGTGGTTATCCGGCCAAGGCTTATGA
- a CDS encoding MFS transporter: protein MLTVSCLAVALVVAAMAALYSALPQIAVATGATQAQLTWIVDGYTLVLACLVLPAGAVGDRYGRRVVLVAGLVVFAAASALPLLLDEPVWLIATRALAGAGAALVMPSTLSILTAGFAPVHRGRAVGIWAGVAGSGAVLGILGAGVLLERWSWPSVFVGLTVAGTVLAVLACTIAESRHREHPPVDWVGAGTVAVAVAAIVFAAIEVPARGWADPLVAAAAGIGVAAAVAFVVVELRSAAPLLDVRLFTRRGFGAGSLSVTIQFLVTFGVFLLLVQYLQLIFGYGPLASALALAPMVVPLVAISVIAPWLSSLVGLRVMTVTGLLTIAAGLVLVSRLTLAANYPDLLWPLLIMSAGLGLCTAPATYAIVADTPEAKHGVAAAVNDAAREIGAAIGIAVAGSVLAAGYTHRIQPALARLPEPARGPVADSLAAALQVADQAGPVAAPLAEFAQAAFVHGSGQAALALAALTTATAIVLAVLAPGRTPRPHMRTSPPSSHASPRERRPS from the coding sequence ATGCTGACGGTGTCGTGCCTGGCGGTGGCGCTGGTGGTCGCGGCGATGGCGGCGTTGTATTCGGCGTTGCCGCAGATCGCGGTCGCGACCGGGGCCACCCAAGCTCAGCTGACCTGGATCGTCGACGGCTACACACTGGTGCTGGCGTGTCTGGTGCTGCCCGCCGGCGCCGTCGGTGACCGTTACGGGCGACGTGTGGTGCTGGTGGCGGGATTGGTGGTGTTCGCCGCCGCCTCGGCGCTGCCGCTGCTGCTGGACGAGCCGGTGTGGCTGATCGCGACGCGCGCCCTGGCCGGGGCGGGCGCGGCGCTGGTGATGCCCTCGACGCTGTCGATCCTGACCGCGGGGTTCGCCCCTGTTCATCGCGGCCGGGCGGTCGGGATATGGGCCGGGGTCGCCGGATCCGGGGCGGTGCTGGGGATCCTCGGTGCCGGGGTGCTGCTCGAACGATGGTCGTGGCCCTCGGTGTTCGTCGGGTTGACCGTGGCCGGGACGGTGCTGGCGGTGCTGGCGTGCACCATCGCCGAATCCCGCCACCGTGAGCATCCGCCGGTGGACTGGGTCGGCGCGGGCACGGTGGCGGTCGCGGTCGCCGCGATCGTGTTCGCCGCGATCGAGGTCCCCGCACGCGGCTGGGCCGACCCGCTCGTCGCCGCCGCGGCCGGGATCGGTGTGGCCGCGGCGGTGGCGTTCGTGGTCGTCGAACTGCGCAGCGCGGCGCCGCTGCTGGACGTGCGGTTGTTCACCCGCCGCGGTTTCGGTGCCGGGTCGCTGTCGGTGACCATCCAGTTCCTGGTCACCTTCGGAGTGTTCCTGCTGCTGGTGCAGTACCTGCAGCTGATCTTCGGTTACGGGCCGCTGGCCTCGGCGCTGGCACTGGCACCGATGGTGGTGCCGCTGGTCGCGATCTCGGTGATCGCGCCGTGGCTGTCGAGCCTGGTCGGATTACGGGTGATGACCGTGACCGGCCTGCTCACCATCGCCGCCGGGCTGGTGCTGGTGAGCCGGTTGACCCTGGCCGCAAACTATCCCGACCTGCTGTGGCCGCTGCTGATCATGAGCGCGGGCCTGGGATTGTGCACCGCCCCGGCGACCTATGCCATCGTCGCCGACACCCCAGAGGCCAAACACGGGGTCGCCGCCGCGGTCAACGACGCCGCCCGCGAGATCGGCGCCGCGATCGGGATCGCCGTGGCCGGCAGCGTCCTCGCCGCCGGCTACACCCACCGCATCCAGCCCGCCTTGGCCCGGCTACCCGAGCCCGCCCGCGGCCCGGTCGCCGATTCCCTGGCCGCCGCCCTGCAAGTCGCCGACCAGGCAGGACCGGTAGCCGCGCCGCTGGCCGAGTTCGCCCAAGCCGCGTTCGTGCACGGCAGCGGCCAGGCCGCGCTCGCACTGGCCGCCCTCACCACCGCCACAGCGATCGTGCTGGCCGTCCTGGCCCCCGGCCGCACGCCACGCCCGCACATGAGAACCTCTCCCCCCTCCTCACACGCCTCTCCTCGTGAAAGACGCCCGTCATGA